TCCCTTGATCAAGTAGCCGATGCCCGCGTCATGATTGTTATGCCCAAGAAGGACCTTTATGTCGAAGAAGAGGAACTGGCTACGGCTTCGATAAAGTTGGAATTACGTCCCTATACCACCCTTGATCCTGGTCAGGTTAAAGGGATCATTTATCTGGTTGCCTCAGCCGTGGAAGGACTTTCTCCGGAAAATGTGACTATTATCGATCAAAGAGGTAACATCCTCTCTGATGTCCTGGATGAAGAGGCTACTTTGGAAAAGAAGGCCGGAGACCAGTTAGATAGGCAGAGGGAGGAAAGTAATCGGTTAGCCCGCAAGATCAGACAAGTTTTAGCGCGGGTCCTTGGTCCTGATAAGGTGGAAGTCATTGTTAAGTGGGAGATGAACTTTGACCGGTTGGAAAGCAAGGCCAAGAAATATACTAAGACACCCGGGGCCTTTGGAGAGCTTGAGGCCTTAAAAGTTAGTGAAGAGACAGAAAAAGAGCAATTCAAGGGATTGGGACAAAAGCCGGAGGGGCCGCCGGGAGTAGAATCCAATATCCCCACTTATCAGGGCATAAGCGAGATCAAGGGGCCTTTGGAATATAATAGAGATGAGCAACGAACCAACTATGCCCTTAATGAGGAGGACATTTTCCAGATTCGTGCGCCGGCCATAACCAAGATCGCCGTGGCTGTATTTGTGGATGGAACCTATAAACGGGATAAAGATGGAGAGATGGTTATGGATGAAAAAACCGGCTTGCCTGTCTACCAGCCCAGGACAGAGGAAGAGATGGCTAAATATGACGATTTAGTTAGGGCGGCCATTGGGAATGAAAAAGAAGAAAAAGAAGCCGGCCGGATGTATGTGGTTAAGGTAAAGAATATTCAGTTTGATCGCACTCAGGAATGGGCATGGGAGAGAAAGCTAAAGGCCGAGGCGGCCAGAAAACAGATGGTGTTATACAGTCTCCTGGGAACAGTCCTTACGGTGCTTCTTTTATTTTTAGGGGTCAAATACGGAAAGAGATATTTGGCTGAGAGAAGAAGGCGCAAAGAAGAAGAAGCCCAAAAGAGGGAATTTGAGGAGGCTGAGCGTGCCAGGTTGGCTGCCGAGGCAGAAGAGGCTGAGGCCGAATTTGCGGGTCTTTCCTCGGAAGAGAGGGCCAGATTGGAGTTGCAAAAGGCGTGTATCGGCTTAGCTCAGGATCAGCCGGAATTGGTGGCTAATTTACTTCGCAGTTGGATGGCGGGAGAGGTGGAATAAAAGAGCGGCCTTGTTCATCGTTTCGGCCAGTCGGGATAGAGTCCACCGTCCACACAGTCCACACCGTCCACATAGTCCATATAGTCCATAGAAAACCACTCACCAGGTATTGCCCGTGAACCGTGGCCGAAACAATGATCAAGGCCCGAAACTCGAATGATTGTCCTCCTTATCTTAGGGACGTATATCTTGTTTATCACTGGACTTATTTTTATAGAATATTTAGTCTATCTAAACTTTGAAAAGAGAAAAATAAAAAAGAAAGAAGAACTGGAAGAGAAACTGAGACAGTTAGTGCGGGAAAAACTTGCTGTGTCTAAAGTTGATAAGAAAGGAGACAAAACTTCCGGTCTTTTCCCTCAAGACAAGATCAACTTTTCTCGCCTTCAGTTATGTCTTGGGATGGCTA
This portion of the bacterium genome encodes:
- the fliF gene encoding flagellar basal-body MS-ring/collar protein FliF, with amino-acid sequence MNEFLTRLIQQVRTVWQGLTRNQRIMIISAVAVVGIALAGLIIWATREEYVVLYSKIDAQEAGRITAKLNEWKQEYRLDGTTILVPIKDKDNIRLRLASEQLAPTGGMVDFSIFDKTKLTMTDFERQINFLRALQGELTRTIKSLDQVADARVMIVMPKKDLYVEEEELATASIKLELRPYTTLDPGQVKGIIYLVASAVEGLSPENVTIIDQRGNILSDVLDEEATLEKKAGDQLDRQREESNRLARKIRQVLARVLGPDKVEVIVKWEMNFDRLESKAKKYTKTPGAFGELEALKVSEETEKEQFKGLGQKPEGPPGVESNIPTYQGISEIKGPLEYNRDEQRTNYALNEEDIFQIRAPAITKIAVAVFVDGTYKRDKDGEMVMDEKTGLPVYQPRTEEEMAKYDDLVRAAIGNEKEEKEAGRMYVVKVKNIQFDRTQEWAWERKLKAEAARKQMVLYSLLGTVLTVLLLFLGVKYGKRYLAERRRRKEEEAQKREFEEAERARLAAEAEEAEAEFAGLSSEERARLELQKACIGLAQDQPELVANLLRSWMAGEVE